CCAATGCTGCTTTGGGCGGGCTTTTCTTAAAAATTGTTTCACTTTTTTGGAAACTACGTTCTGCCCTACCGTGATTAATAAATCCGGTGCATATTTTTTATAATCTTCTTCAGTAAAATTAAAGATATAACGGTCTATAAATCTAAAGAATTTTTCATGGTATACATTTGAATTCGCCTCACTCAAAACAACCGCTGTGTGGTTTTTAACCAATTGTGACAGCTGATTTTCAAGCTCAGGAATATAATCCTTTGTCCCCACCAGGATCATGATACGTTGTGAAGTATTCCAATCCGCTACAAGATTCGAAGGAATTTCATATTCTTTCTTTTTAATCGTTTTTTCCACGGTTGGAAAAGTAGGAAGTTCAGAAACCAATTCATATAAAGGTTCTTCAAGAGGAATATTGATGTGCACAGGACCTTGTTTTTCAAAACAAAGCTCAATCGCCTTTTTAATCATTTCAAAATTGATATCCTCTGCATTTTCTTCTTTATCCTCTAAAAGCTGGAAGTCTCCATAAGAATGCTGATGAAAAATATTATTCTGACGGATCGTCTGTCCATCAAAAATATCCACGAAATCCACTGGTCTGTCGGCAGTTAACACCAACAGGGGGACATTCTGATAAAACGCTTCCGTTACAGCAGGATAATAATTAACTGTTGCAGAACCACTGGTACAGGTAATGGCCACCGGCTTTTTTTCGCTTTTAGCCATCCCAAGTGCAACAAAGGCAGCACTTCTTTCATCTACAATGCTAAAACAGTTAAAATGATCAATCTCTGAAAAATGAATTGCAAGCGGTGCATTTCTCGATCCGGGAGAAATAACAACATCTGAAATCCCGTACTGCTGGAGAAGATTTGCCAATATCTGAATGCTTCTCTTAGAAGAATATTTTTTCATATCACAAATGTAGTT
The sequence above is drawn from the Chryseobacterium daecheongense genome and encodes:
- the menD gene encoding 2-succinyl-5-enolpyruvyl-6-hydroxy-3-cyclohexene-1-carboxylic-acid synthase; protein product: MKKYSSKRSIQILANLLQQYGISDVVISPGSRNAPLAIHFSEIDHFNCFSIVDERSAAFVALGMAKSEKKPVAITCTSGSATVNYYPAVTEAFYQNVPLLVLTADRPVDFVDIFDGQTIRQNNIFHQHSYGDFQLLEDKEENAEDINFEMIKKAIELCFEKQGPVHINIPLEEPLYELVSELPTFPTVEKTIKKKEYEIPSNLVADWNTSQRIMILVGTKDYIPELENQLSQLVKNHTAVVLSEANSNVYHEKFFRFIDRYIFNFTEEDYKKYAPDLLITVGQNVVSKKVKQFLRKARPKQHWHLDEVWQPDTYFSLTEKIEVKPEVFFSKLLKFINLEPRPYYNLWDVLRDKKDAKHEKFLNLVEFSDFYFFNKASQTVPENYNIHFSNSSGIRYAQLFDFGRRKMYCNRGTSGIDGSTSTAMGFAIKNSNPTLLITGDLSFFYDINGLWNQYIPPFVRIIIFNNGEGNIFKIIPGPGNANPNTLDEFIATKHHKNAEHLAKHFGFSYTKVEDDRTLDRVLDNFFKPDTLPKILEINTHGTNSADVLKGYFEFMKES